One Mycobacterium marseillense DNA window includes the following coding sequences:
- a CDS encoding sulfurtransferase encodes MQARDQVLITAAELAGVIEAGDPVSVLDVRWRIDEPDGRATYLEGHIPGAVYVSLEDELSDHSVSGRGRHPLPSGRDVEAAARRWGIRRDALVVAYDDWNRAGSARAWWVLSAAGLDNVRILDGGLAAWRSAGYGLETGPVEPATGNVVVPHADLYAGRLPTLTAERAGEGTVPLLDARAPERYRGDVEPLDAAAGHIPGAKNLPSVAVLAADGTFLDDDAVARLLSDRGIARHDTVAAYCGSGVTATVTIAALAAMGRDAALYPGSWSEWSSDPSRPVERA; translated from the coding sequence TTGCAAGCACGCGATCAGGTGTTGATCACCGCCGCCGAGTTAGCCGGCGTCATCGAGGCCGGCGATCCGGTGAGCGTCCTGGACGTGCGGTGGCGGATCGACGAACCCGACGGGCGCGCGACTTACCTGGAGGGGCATATTCCGGGCGCGGTGTACGTCTCGCTCGAGGACGAACTCAGCGACCACTCCGTATCCGGCCGGGGTCGTCATCCCCTGCCCTCGGGACGCGACGTGGAGGCCGCGGCGCGACGCTGGGGAATCCGGCGGGACGCGCTGGTGGTGGCCTACGACGACTGGAATCGGGCCGGCTCCGCGCGCGCCTGGTGGGTGCTGAGCGCGGCCGGACTGGACAACGTCCGCATCCTCGACGGTGGTTTGGCCGCGTGGCGCTCGGCCGGCTACGGCCTCGAGACCGGTCCCGTCGAGCCGGCAACCGGCAATGTGGTTGTGCCGCATGCTGATTTGTATGCCGGACGCCTTCCGACGCTGACGGCCGAGCGGGCGGGCGAGGGCACCGTGCCGCTGCTCGATGCGCGAGCGCCGGAGCGCTACCGCGGCGACGTGGAACCCCTCGATGCCGCCGCGGGACACATCCCCGGCGCCAAGAACCTACCCAGCGTCGCCGTCCTGGCGGCCGATGGCACCTTCCTCGACGACGACGCCGTTGCTCGACTGCTGTCCGATCGCGGGATCGCGCGTCACGACACGGTGGCCGCCTACTGCGGCTCGGGTGTCACCGCGACGGTCACGATCGCGGCCCTCGCCGCGATGGGCCGGGACGCGGCCTTGTATCCCGGGTCGTGGTCGGAGTGGAGTTCGGATCCGTCCCGCCCGGTGGAACGCGCCTGA
- a CDS encoding glycosyltransferase: MRVVQVANFYGPRSGGLRTAIDRLGAEYCASGHEVFLIVPGQRTERVQLYTGVVRITLPARLIPRTGGYRAVMPGPVKALLAALRPDALEVSDRLTLRSLGRWGREHGATTLMISHERLDRLVGQVLPRRAARKFADLANARTAANYDTVVCTTGFAREEFDRIGAGNTVTVPLGVDLQTFHPRRHSPLVRGRWAAPSQMLLVHCGRLSVEKRVDRSIDALGALCHAGVDARLVVVGEGPLRARLQRQAARLPVDFTGFISDRDVVAQLLASADVTLAPGPHETFGLAALESLACGTPAVVSRTSALTEIVTPDSGASADNDPAAIAKAVSAIAGRPERQRRVSARRRAEDFTWHRAATGMLASMGAPAVTGGASERTA; encoded by the coding sequence ATGCGCGTTGTACAGGTCGCCAATTTCTACGGCCCTCGCTCCGGCGGCCTTCGCACCGCGATCGACCGGCTGGGCGCCGAATACTGCGCCAGCGGTCACGAGGTCTTCCTGATCGTCCCCGGACAGCGCACCGAGCGCGTCCAGCTGTACACCGGAGTGGTGCGAATCACGCTGCCCGCCAGACTGATTCCCCGCACCGGCGGCTACCGTGCGGTCATGCCGGGACCCGTCAAGGCCCTCCTGGCGGCGTTGCGGCCCGACGCGCTCGAGGTGTCAGACCGGCTCACGCTGCGATCGCTCGGGCGGTGGGGACGCGAGCACGGCGCTACGACGCTGATGATCTCCCACGAGCGCCTGGATCGCCTTGTGGGTCAGGTTCTTCCGCGCCGGGCCGCGCGCAAGTTCGCCGACCTGGCCAACGCACGCACCGCCGCGAACTACGACACCGTGGTGTGCACCACCGGTTTCGCCCGCGAGGAGTTCGACCGGATCGGTGCCGGCAACACCGTCACCGTCCCGCTGGGCGTGGATTTGCAGACATTCCATCCGCGCCGCCACTCGCCTTTGGTGCGCGGCCGCTGGGCGGCGCCATCGCAGATGCTGCTCGTCCACTGCGGCCGGCTGTCGGTGGAAAAGCGCGTCGACCGCAGCATCGACGCGCTCGGCGCGTTGTGCCACGCCGGCGTCGACGCCCGGCTCGTGGTCGTGGGCGAGGGCCCGCTGCGGGCCCGGCTGCAGCGCCAGGCCGCGCGGCTACCGGTCGACTTCACCGGTTTCATCTCCGATCGCGACGTGGTGGCGCAACTGCTGGCCTCGGCCGACGTGACGCTGGCCCCGGGGCCGCACGAGACCTTCGGGCTCGCCGCCCTGGAATCGCTGGCGTGCGGCACACCGGCCGTGGTCTCGCGCACCTCGGCGCTGACCGAGATCGTCACGCCGGACAGCGGCGCGTCGGCCGACAACGACCCGGCCGCCATCGCGAAAGCGGTCAGCGCCATCGCCGGCCGGCCCGAACGCCAGCGCCGCGTTTCCGCGCGGCGCCGCGCCGAGGACTTCACCTGGCATCGCGCCGCAACCGGCATGCTCGCGTCGATGGGCGCGCCGGCCGTTACCGGCGGCGCTTCCGAACGGACCGCATAG
- a CDS encoding FAD-dependent monooxygenase, with the protein MADEHAQVVIAGAGPNGLMLACELALAGVRPVVLDTLPGPSSEPKANGLVGQVVRMLDMRGLYRDFTGDEGPPQPSPGWMFAAMPLIFAEGHDNPMYAMLMPQPRLVRLLEKRARDLGVDVRWGHELVAIAPGAESVALQVSSPERDYAIAAGYAVGADGGRSLVRKTLGIDFPGATSPMVARLAHVHIPDQYRRPDIASVEVPGFGPLRFGHSRFDRGGMIYAEFEPGRAMLGTIEFGPPAAEVPMSLSELRESARRVLGADVPFEEPKGQGPHALRRINGQNTRHAERYRDGRVLLLGDAAHVHSAMGGPGLNLGLQDTMNLGWKLAAEIHGTAPAGLLDTYQSERHPVGQRVMMHSLAQIALMAPGPEVAALRTLLGELFTFSDAQRHMAALLAGSDVRYDVGDDHPLSGHLVPDLTLDDGRRVAEVLHAGRPVLLDLGGGVVANAAQGWVDRVDVVAATATERPAAALLIRPDGYVAWATDEFGPTHEEALHAALNRWFGPPAHG; encoded by the coding sequence ATGGCTGACGAACACGCACAGGTCGTCATCGCCGGTGCGGGCCCCAACGGGCTGATGCTGGCCTGCGAGCTGGCGCTGGCCGGCGTCAGGCCCGTCGTGCTGGACACCCTGCCCGGTCCCAGCTCCGAGCCGAAGGCCAACGGCCTTGTCGGGCAAGTCGTTCGGATGCTCGACATGCGCGGCCTGTATCGGGACTTCACCGGCGACGAGGGGCCGCCACAGCCCAGCCCGGGATGGATGTTCGCGGCCATGCCGCTGATCTTCGCCGAGGGCCACGACAACCCGATGTATGCGATGCTCATGCCCCAGCCCCGGCTCGTGCGGCTGCTCGAGAAGCGGGCCCGCGACCTCGGCGTCGATGTGCGCTGGGGCCACGAGCTCGTCGCGATCGCACCGGGAGCGGAATCCGTTGCGCTGCAGGTGTCGTCACCCGAACGCGACTACGCCATCGCCGCCGGCTACGCCGTCGGCGCGGACGGTGGGCGCAGCCTGGTGCGCAAGACCCTGGGCATCGACTTTCCCGGCGCCACCTCACCGATGGTCGCTCGCCTGGCCCACGTGCACATTCCTGACCAGTACCGGCGCCCGGACATCGCCAGCGTCGAAGTCCCCGGATTCGGTCCGCTTCGCTTCGGGCACAGCCGCTTTGACCGCGGCGGGATGATCTATGCCGAGTTCGAGCCGGGCCGCGCGATGCTCGGAACCATCGAATTCGGCCCGCCGGCGGCCGAGGTGCCGATGAGTCTGTCCGAGTTGCGCGAGAGCGCGCGCCGCGTACTCGGCGCCGACGTTCCGTTCGAAGAACCGAAAGGCCAGGGGCCGCACGCCCTTCGGCGCATCAACGGGCAGAACACCCGGCACGCCGAACGCTACCGCGACGGCCGGGTCCTGCTGCTCGGCGACGCCGCGCACGTGCACAGCGCGATGGGCGGGCCGGGCCTGAACCTGGGGCTGCAGGACACCATGAACCTGGGCTGGAAACTGGCCGCCGAGATCCACGGCACGGCACCGGCCGGACTGCTCGACACGTACCAGTCCGAGCGCCATCCGGTCGGCCAGCGCGTCATGATGCACTCGCTGGCCCAGATCGCGCTCATGGCACCGGGACCCGAAGTCGCCGCGCTGCGAACGCTGTTGGGCGAGCTCTTCACCTTCTCGGACGCACAACGCCACATGGCGGCGCTTCTCGCCGGCTCCGACGTGCGATACGACGTGGGCGACGACCACCCGCTGTCGGGCCACCTCGTGCCCGACCTGACCCTCGATGACGGCCGACGAGTGGCCGAAGTCCTCCATGCCGGCCGCCCGGTCCTGCTCGACCTCGGCGGCGGCGTCGTCGCGAACGCGGCACAAGGTTGGGTCGATCGGGTCGACGTCGTCGCCGCTACCGCCACCGAGCGACCCGCCGCGGCTCTGCTGATCCGGCCGGACGGCTACGTAGCATGGGCGACCGACGAATTCGGGCCCACGCACGAAGAGGCCCTGCACGCGGCGTTGAACCGCTGGTTCGGGCCGCCGGCGCACGGATAG
- a CDS encoding TetR/AcrR family transcriptional regulator produces MSGLRERKKADTRRALSDAALRLAFERGLDNVTREDVATMAGVSLRTFTNYFGGKYEALAYRQAERLRRSIALLRGRPADEPLWTAITNAVLEPLEDDFGDVYGEENRAPSRQELVEVRKLLMQPQVRNSVPQNLFDEFLQVIAERTGTDPEHDLYPRLVMAVVRAVGDAAADAYAWADPPVAITTLIRSGFAAVEAGLPEPTRKKAAHG; encoded by the coding sequence ATGAGCGGACTGCGCGAGCGCAAAAAGGCGGACACCCGGCGCGCCCTCAGCGACGCCGCGCTGCGTCTGGCTTTCGAGCGCGGGCTGGACAACGTGACGCGTGAAGACGTCGCCACCATGGCGGGCGTGTCACTGCGCACGTTCACCAACTACTTCGGCGGCAAATACGAGGCGCTGGCCTACCGGCAAGCCGAACGCCTGCGCCGCAGCATCGCATTGCTGCGGGGGCGTCCCGCCGACGAGCCACTGTGGACGGCGATCACAAACGCCGTGCTGGAGCCCCTGGAAGACGATTTCGGCGACGTCTACGGCGAGGAGAACCGGGCGCCCAGCCGCCAGGAACTCGTCGAGGTGCGCAAGCTGCTCATGCAGCCACAGGTTCGGAACTCGGTGCCCCAGAACCTTTTCGACGAGTTCCTCCAGGTGATCGCCGAGCGCACCGGCACCGACCCGGAGCATGACCTGTACCCACGCTTGGTCATGGCCGTCGTGCGGGCCGTCGGCGACGCCGCGGCGGACGCCTATGCGTGGGCCGATCCCCCGGTCGCGATCACCACGCTGATCCGCTCGGGCTTTGCCGCCGTCGAGGCGGGGCTACCGGAACCCACCAGAAAGAAGGCAGCTCATGGCTGA
- a CDS encoding AAA family ATPase, with protein sequence MLQTVAIRGYRSLREVILPLGRLSVITGANGSGKSSLYRALRLLADCGRGEVIGSLAREGGLQSVLWAGPEQVAGARRTGKTEGTVRTRPVSLEMGFAADDFGYLVDLGIPQSAGKSVFARDPEIKRELLFAGPVLRPSTTLVRRSRVFAEASAEDGNGFDELSRALPSYHSVLAEYAHPHALPELAAVRDRLRGWRFYDGFRVDDGAPARHPQVGTRTPVLADDGSDLAAAIQTILEAGFDDLSRAVAEAFDGATLSVAIHDGLFDLQLRQRGMLRALRAAELSDGTLRFLLWAAALLSPQPPSLMVLNEPETSLHLDLVAPLASLIRTTAAKTQVVVVTHSRALLDFLDAAPMSDDSDGALEIELYKDWGETRIAGQTLITTPRWDWGAR encoded by the coding sequence ATGCTGCAGACCGTCGCGATCCGCGGGTATCGCTCGCTGCGCGAGGTGATCCTGCCGCTGGGCCGGCTGTCGGTGATCACCGGCGCCAACGGATCCGGCAAGTCGTCGCTGTACCGCGCGCTGCGGCTGCTGGCCGACTGTGGGCGCGGCGAGGTGATCGGGTCGCTCGCCCGCGAGGGCGGGCTGCAATCGGTGCTGTGGGCCGGCCCCGAGCAGGTGGCCGGGGCGCGACGCACCGGCAAGACGGAAGGCACCGTGCGCACCCGGCCGGTATCCCTCGAAATGGGCTTCGCTGCAGACGATTTCGGCTATCTGGTGGACCTGGGCATCCCACAGTCCGCCGGGAAGTCGGTGTTCGCCCGCGATCCGGAGATCAAGCGGGAGCTGTTGTTCGCCGGCCCGGTGCTGCGGCCCAGCACGACGCTGGTGCGCCGCTCGCGGGTGTTCGCCGAGGCCAGCGCGGAGGACGGCAACGGTTTCGACGAGCTGTCCCGAGCGCTGCCCTCGTATCACAGCGTGCTGGCCGAATACGCCCACCCGCACGCGCTTCCCGAGCTCGCCGCCGTGCGAGACCGCCTGCGCGGGTGGCGGTTCTACGACGGCTTCCGCGTCGACGACGGGGCGCCCGCCCGGCACCCGCAGGTCGGCACCCGCACCCCGGTGCTCGCCGATGACGGCAGCGACCTCGCCGCCGCGATCCAGACGATCCTGGAAGCGGGGTTCGATGACCTGAGTCGCGCCGTCGCCGAGGCGTTCGACGGCGCCACCCTCTCGGTGGCCATCCACGACGGGCTGTTCGACCTTCAGCTGCGGCAGCGCGGCATGCTGCGGGCGTTGCGCGCGGCCGAGTTATCCGATGGCACACTGCGTTTCCTGCTGTGGGCCGCGGCTCTGTTGAGCCCGCAACCGCCCTCGCTGATGGTGCTCAACGAGCCCGAGACCTCGCTGCACCTGGACCTGGTGGCGCCGCTGGCGTCGCTGATCCGCACCACCGCCGCCAAGACCCAGGTGGTGGTCGTCACGCATTCGCGCGCGCTGCTGGACTTCCTGGACGCGGCGCCGATGAGCGACGACTCCGACGGCGCCCTCGAGATCGAGCTGTATAAGGACTGGGGCGAGACGCGCATCGCGGGCCAGACCCTGATCACGACGCCGCGGTGGGATTGGGGCGCGCGCTAG
- a CDS encoding Na+/H+ antiporter: MFGLELIVALVSTVIVGTVIGRRYRVGPPVLLILMGVLLGLVPHFGHVRVNGEVVLLLFLPAILYWEGLNTSFREIRANARIIVFLSVALVIATAVAVSWTARALGMNPHAAGVLGAVLSPTDAAAVAGLAKKLPRRALTVLKAESLINDGTALVLFAVSVHVAIGGAAISPPEVTARFIGSYLGGIAAGLLVGGAVTLLRKRIDAPQEEGALSLVTPFAAFLLAQSMECSGVVAVMVSALVLAYAGPVVIRARSRLQSSAFWDIATFLLNGSLWVFVGVQIPGALRGIAGVDGGIRHALFVALVVTAVVIVSRIFWGEITTLLIRLIDRRQVQRERRVNWRQRFVTVWAGFRGAVSLAAAVAVPMTTLSGAPFPDRSLLIFIVTVVILVTVLIQGSTLPAVVRWAKMPEDATHAEELRLARCRGSQAALAALPAVADEVGISDDLRRRLQTEYEEKAALVLATEDGSTDHRILKGREKVRQVRLGVLEHKRREITALRNQNLIDDIVLRELQNEMDLEEVQLIAAAIDDGDEEE; the protein is encoded by the coding sequence GTGTTTGGCCTCGAACTGATCGTCGCTCTGGTCTCCACCGTCATCGTGGGCACGGTCATCGGCCGGCGCTATCGCGTGGGTCCCCCGGTCCTGCTCATCTTGATGGGCGTGCTGCTGGGTCTGGTCCCCCACTTCGGTCATGTGCGGGTCAACGGCGAGGTCGTGTTGCTGCTGTTCCTCCCCGCGATCCTGTACTGGGAGGGCCTGAACACCAGCTTCCGCGAGATCCGGGCCAACGCCCGCATCATCGTGTTCCTCAGCGTCGCGCTGGTGATCGCGACCGCGGTGGCGGTGTCGTGGACGGCGCGGGCGCTGGGCATGAATCCGCACGCGGCGGGCGTGCTCGGTGCGGTGCTGTCGCCCACCGACGCGGCGGCGGTGGCCGGTCTCGCGAAGAAGCTCCCGCGCCGGGCGCTGACCGTGCTGAAGGCTGAGAGTCTCATCAACGACGGCACCGCCCTGGTGTTGTTCGCCGTCAGCGTCCACGTCGCGATCGGCGGGGCCGCGATCAGCCCACCCGAGGTGACCGCGCGGTTCATCGGCTCCTACCTCGGCGGCATCGCCGCGGGGCTGCTCGTCGGCGGCGCGGTGACGCTGCTGCGCAAGCGAATCGACGCACCCCAGGAGGAGGGGGCGCTGAGCCTGGTGACGCCGTTCGCCGCCTTCTTGCTCGCGCAATCGATGGAGTGCAGCGGGGTGGTCGCGGTGATGGTGTCGGCGCTCGTGCTGGCCTATGCCGGACCCGTGGTGATCCGGGCCCGCTCGCGGCTGCAGTCCTCGGCCTTCTGGGACATCGCGACGTTCCTGCTCAACGGCTCGCTATGGGTGTTCGTCGGGGTCCAGATCCCGGGCGCGCTGCGCGGCATCGCCGGCGTCGACGGCGGCATTCGCCACGCGCTGTTCGTCGCGCTGGTGGTCACCGCGGTGGTGATCGTGTCGCGCATCTTCTGGGGTGAGATCACGACGCTGCTGATCCGGCTGATCGACCGACGCCAGGTCCAACGCGAGCGTCGGGTCAACTGGCGCCAGCGCTTCGTCACCGTCTGGGCGGGATTCCGTGGGGCCGTCTCGCTGGCCGCCGCCGTCGCCGTGCCGATGACCACGCTCAGCGGCGCGCCGTTCCCGGACCGCAGCCTGCTGATCTTCATCGTGACGGTCGTCATTTTGGTGACCGTCCTGATCCAGGGCAGCACCCTGCCGGCCGTGGTCCGGTGGGCGAAAATGCCCGAGGACGCCACCCACGCCGAGGAGCTGCGATTGGCCCGCTGCCGGGGGTCCCAGGCCGCCCTCGCCGCCCTGCCCGCGGTCGCCGACGAAGTCGGCATCAGCGACGACCTGCGCCGCCGGCTGCAAACCGAATACGAGGAAAAGGCCGCGCTGGTGTTGGCCACCGAGGACGGCTCGACGGACCACCGCATCCTCAAGGGCCGCGAGAAGGTCCGCCAGGTGCGCCTGGGCGTGCTCGAGCACAAGCGCCGGGAAATCACCGCGCTGCGCAACCAGAATCTCATCGACGACATCGTGTTGCGCGAGTTGCAGAACGAGATGGATCTCGAGGAAGTGCAACTGATCGCCGCCGCAATCGACGACGGCGACGAGGAGGAATAG
- a CDS encoding protease inhibitor I42 family protein: protein MKVRLLATVAVLMLSSVVGCHFASRNPPSTKTLQVPMTEVLTQSEITQSITLDVGNTLVVELGSNYTTPYRWTPDTKIRDSAIVRQLSHEFVPPSSDALGAPGTETWTFAAMRPGITTIEATYNSFVEKDAKPGCVYTLTVTVR, encoded by the coding sequence GTGAAGGTGAGGCTGCTGGCAACAGTCGCCGTGCTCATGCTGTCGTCGGTGGTGGGCTGCCACTTTGCGTCCCGGAATCCGCCGTCGACCAAGACCCTCCAGGTCCCCATGACCGAAGTGCTGACGCAGAGCGAGATCACCCAGAGCATCACGTTGGACGTCGGCAACACGTTGGTCGTGGAGTTGGGTTCGAACTACACCACGCCGTACCGGTGGACGCCGGACACCAAGATCCGCGACTCGGCGATCGTCAGGCAGCTCAGTCACGAGTTCGTGCCGCCGTCCTCCGACGCGCTGGGGGCGCCGGGCACCGAGACGTGGACGTTCGCGGCCATGCGCCCGGGGATCACCACCATCGAGGCCACCTACAACAGCTTTGTGGAAAAAGAC